The Juglans regia cultivar Chandler chromosome 1, Walnut 2.0, whole genome shotgun sequence nucleotide sequence ctctctttccatttttcaaatAGAAGGCTCTATATTTCGACGACGCCGCTTTCTACTTTCTAGTAACACGCCTCCGTTCCCAACACCGAAGCCCAATGCATGGTTCGGCTTTCAATCCCAACCGCCATTCCCGTCTTCCCGCGCAATTTTCCTAACTGTGATTCGAATTTCTTCTCCAAAAAGCATCAATGCCTCGTTCTCCTCAAGCTCTGCTCCTCCACAAAGCACCTCTCTCAAGTCCACGCTCAAATGCAAGTGACTGGCCTCCATAGAGACTCCTTTCTCGCAAGCGAACTTGTCCGAATCTGTGCTTTATCTCCCACAGGGAGCTTGAGCTATGCGCGGTCGCTTCTCTATCACTCGGACGACTCGTCGCCTTTGCCGTGGAACATTCTCATCAGGGGATACGCTTCGAGCGATTCTCCGGGAGAAGCAATACGGGTATTCCATGGAATGCGAAGGCGAGGAATTAGGCCCAATAAACTTACCTTTCCGTTCCTTCTCAAGGCGTGCGCCCTTGTATCGGCTCTTAAAGTGGGAAGACAGGTGCATGCGGATGTTGTGAAGTGCGGTTTGAACTCTGATGTGTATGTTCAGAACACTTTGATAAATGCGTATGGGTCTTGTAAGAGAATATTCTATGCGCGTCGAGTGTTCGACGAAATGCACGTGAGGACTGTTGTTTCTTGGAATTCGGTAATAACTGCTTATGTTGAGAACTCACGATTGGATGATGGGATCCAGTATTTTGCAAGGATGAGAGATAGTGGGTTCGAGCCCGATGAGACCATAGTGGTGGTAATGCTTTCTGCATGTGCTGAACTTGGAAACCTGAGCTTAGGGCGATGGTTTCATTCCCTGGCGATTGTCAGAGGGATGGTTTTGAATTGCCATCTGGGTACTTCCCTTGTTGACATGTATGCAAAGTCTGGAGATGTAGAGCATGCGAGGTTGGTGTTTGATAGGATGGACAAGAGAAATGTTTGGACGTGGAGTGCAATGATTCTAGGGCTAGCCCAACATGGATTTGCCATGGACGCCCTTGATTTATTcctgaaaatgaagaagaaatcatCGATACCTCCAAATTACGTAACCTTTCTTGGGGTCCTCTGCGCTTGTAGCCACGCAAAACTAGTGGATGATGGGTACCGGTACTTTCACGAGATGGAGCATGTGCATGGGATTAAACCCCGTATGATACACTATGGTGCTATGGTGGATATCCTTGGCCGTGCAGGCCATATCGAGGAGGCTTATTCTTTTATAATGAACATGCCTATTGTGCCTGACCCTATTATATGGAGGACGTTGCTTGGTGCGTGCAGTATCCATGATGTTAATGACAACGGTAGGGTGGGGGATAAGGTAAGAAAGAAATTGCTTGAATTGGAGCCAAGGAGGGGTGGGAATTTTGTGATGGTTGCAAATATGTATTCTGAAGTTGGGATGTGGGAGAAAGCGGCAAATGTGAGGAGGATTATGAAAGCTGGAGGTTTGAAGAAAATGGCCGGGGAGAGTTGTGTGAGTTTAGGTGGGTCAATCCACAGGTTCTTTTCTGGCTATGATTCTCGACCTGATTGTGAGGGTCTTTACCAGTTACTTGATGCAATGAGCTTGCACATGAAGATGGTTTACTTGTAGATGGAATTGCCTTTCATGATGCtttttaaattgcagaacaTGAGAAATGGAACTGCACAACTCTGACTTTTCATGAAATTGATTTGCCTGTTAATTTTGCTCCCTGTAGTTTTGTTTTAACTGCTCCAAGAGAACTTGTTTTATTTCACTTTAccccaaaagaaaaagttgcCCTGTTTTCAGTTAAAGAAGCCGTCTTCGTATGAGCTATTACCTGATGATCTATAGAGCGGACATATTGAATAAGTTGTAACGTATATTGATGGATTTGTTGTAGCTTTCTCTCATAAAGATGATTCAATTTAAGAATTTGTCTTTGACAATAGGGTGGGGTCGTGTTGCAAGTCTTTCATTCTTTCTGTCAAATTTTGTGGGATTTTGTCATGCATGTGCATAAAAAGTCTCCTCTGACATGCTTTAAgtagtattaattaatttgaaccGAACAGGGCTGAAAGCATAAACTGATGCCCGATTGGATACTTCATTacctcaaaaagaaaaagcaccAGAGAGATTGTGCAATTGATAGCTTTCGGAGACCACAAGGTTC carries:
- the LOC108985968 gene encoding pentatricopeptide repeat-containing protein At2g36730; the encoded protein is MVRLSIPTAIPVFPRNFPNCDSNFFSKKHQCLVLLKLCSSTKHLSQVHAQMQVTGLHRDSFLASELVRICALSPTGSLSYARSLLYHSDDSSPLPWNILIRGYASSDSPGEAIRVFHGMRRRGIRPNKLTFPFLLKACALVSALKVGRQVHADVVKCGLNSDVYVQNTLINAYGSCKRIFYARRVFDEMHVRTVVSWNSVITAYVENSRLDDGIQYFARMRDSGFEPDETIVVVMLSACAELGNLSLGRWFHSLAIVRGMVLNCHLGTSLVDMYAKSGDVEHARLVFDRMDKRNVWTWSAMILGLAQHGFAMDALDLFLKMKKKSSIPPNYVTFLGVLCACSHAKLVDDGYRYFHEMEHVHGIKPRMIHYGAMVDILGRAGHIEEAYSFIMNMPIVPDPIIWRTLLGACSIHDVNDNGRVGDKVRKKLLELEPRRGGNFVMVANMYSEVGMWEKAANVRRIMKAGGLKKMAGESCVSLGGSIHRFFSGYDSRPDCEGLYQLLDAMSLHMKMVYL